A single genomic interval of Hevea brasiliensis isolate MT/VB/25A 57/8 chromosome 4, ASM3005281v1, whole genome shotgun sequence harbors:
- the LOC110642262 gene encoding mitogen-activated protein kinase kinase kinase 18, with translation MEWTRGPVVGRGSTATVSLATSASTGELFAVKSTELSRSMFLQKEHYFLSKLSSPYVVKYLGYDITDEDSKPMYNICMEYVAGGTLHDAIRRHGGQLDEPTIRLYTRDILQGLEYLHTNGLVHCDLKSKNVLISKEGAKIADFGCAKYVEKVGGCAMSEFSGTPAFMAPEVARGEEQGFPADLWALGCTVIEMATGTIPWTEQQNDPVSALYQIGFSGVVPEFPSWLTEKGQDFLSKCLRRDPKERWTAKELLDHPFLGNLDLELREMEDFTTTSPSCVLDQDFWDSMEALESPQGLTLEGFSNSPAERIKKLIECTFPAEVPNWTWAEDDWITVRNSDTEEILVDTPSVPTAFLTSDSIFYEQELERSIFYEDLLMEFFVENENISNNSNVSTNEGYDSVSENLNFETYNNKSCFLKSHIFLVVCFNYIFLANIFLDKPTALFLFFRLSQIQMPIPLFWIIGLT, from the coding sequence ATGGAGTGGACTAGGGGGCCTGTTGTCGGCCGTGGCTCCACCGCCACTGTCTCGTTAGCCACCTCTGCCTCCACTGGTGAGCTCTTTGCTGTTAAGTCCACGGAGCTCTCTAGGTCTATGTTCCTGCAAAAAGAGCACTACTTTCTGTCTAAATTAAGCAGTCCTTATGTAGTCAAGTACTTAGGCTATGATATTACAGACGAAGATAGTAAGCCTATGTACAATATTTGCATGGAGTACGTCGCCGGCGGCACCCTCCACGATGCGATTCGGAGACATGGAGGTCAGCTAGATGAGCCGACGATAAGATTATACACACGAGATATCTTACAAGGCTTGGAGTACTTGCATACGAATGGCTTGGTCCATTGTGATCTCAAGAGCAAGAATGTTCTGATAAGCAAAGAAGGAGCGAAAATTGCCGACTTTGGCTGTGCTAAATATGTTGAAAAAGTTGGTGGTTGTGCCATGTCAGAATTTTCTGGTACACCGGCGTTCATGGCGCCAGAGGTAGCTCGTGGAGAAGAGCAGGGGTTCCCAGCAGACTTGTGGGCTTTGGGGTGCACAGTCATAGAAATGGCAACTGGGACTATCCCATGGACAGAGCAACAGAATGACCCAGTATCAGCTTTGTATCAGATTGGGTTCTCTGGTGTGGTGCCGGAGTTTCCCAGCTGGTTAACAGAGAAGGGTCAGGATTTCTTGAGCAAGTGTTTAAGGAGAGATCCAAAAGAGCGATGGACGGCTAAAGAATTACTCGATCATCCATTTCTTGGTAATTTGGACTTGGAGCTTAGGGAAATGGAGGATTTTACCACGACTTCTCCAAGTTGTGTACTGGATCAAGACTTCTGGGATTCAATGGAAGCATTGGAAAGTCCTCAGGGTTTAACACTTGAAGGTTTTTCGAATTCTCCAGCTGAAAGAATCAAGAAGTTGATTGAATGTACTTTCCCTGCCGAAGTACCCAACTGGACTTGGGCCGAGGATGATTGGATTACAGTTAGAAATAGTGACACTGAGGAAATCTTGGTGGATACGCCTTCAGTTCCAACTGCATTCTTGACCTCAGATTCAATTTTTTATGAACAAGAGCTTGAAAGATCAATTTTTTATGAAGATTTGCTAATGGAATTCTTTGTTGAAAATGAAAACATCAGCAATAATAGTAATGTTAGTACTAATGAAGGATATGATTCTGTATCAGAAAATCTCAATTTCGAGACATATAATAATAAATCTTGTTTTCTTAAATCTCATATCTTCTTAGTTGTCTGTTTTAACTATATATTCTTGGCAAATATTTTCCTTGACAAACCAACAGCTCTCTTTTTGTTTTTCCGGTTAAGCCAGATACAGATGCCGATTCCTCTGTTCTGGATTATAGGGTTGACTTAG